GCACCCCCCTAGCCACCAGGTATTCACACTCCTCAAACCCCCTCCCGAATACCAGCGGATCCCCGCCGTGGAGCCTCACCACCACGTCGTACAGCTGCGCATATTTATACAACAGCTCGTTTATCTCCTCCTGCGAGGGGCCCACGCCTCCGGGGCTCTTCCCCACGTCCACCACCAGCGCCCCGGGCTTAACTCTGGCGAGCAACTCCCTAGGGACAAGCCTGTCGTGAAGAACGACATCGGCGGCTTCGATCAGGCGGAGTCCCCTAACAGTAATAAGCTCGGGATCCCCCGGCCCCGCGCCGACGATATACACACGGCCCACGACACGCACCCCTCACTTATTTAACCGCATACATAAGCCAAAAAACGTAATATTATTCGACAATTGCGTAAAAATAATTGTAGTTAAAAAACAAGCTACTTCATGAGATACTCATTACTGCTAGGGTTAGGTATTATAGCGATGGTGGCATACAGCCTCATGATGTCGACCTATTACATCAAAACTTGTCTCGACACCCCCAACGACCTCGATGAATGGTCCACCACCGGCGCTCCGTTCTATATAACGGCGACACTAAACTCTCTGACGCGATACAGCGCCTACTATTGCCAGAACCCCGTGTACGTATTTTCTGGCGACCGAGTCTGGCTCGCCGTATTCGCCTCAGGCGCAAACGGCTACTACCAAGTATATGGACTCTGTAGATCCGTAGGCGAGGGCGTGGGGCTTTCAGTAGACGAGACGCTGGCAGAAATCCACGGCGTCAGAGTTGGAAATTTATGTGTAATCGCACCTTCGTATGATGTCGTTGAATATAAAGCATATTATAGCTAGGACTATGCGTTGGCTAACTCTCATAGTGGCTATTGCGGTGAAAGTAGCCATATCGACTCTTGCCTTTGCTCCCGGCTCACCTGTGTTCAAAAAAGCTGATGGCAGATATTTAGTGATTGCCCACTTTCCGCCGTTTAAACAGGCAGAGTTAGAGAAGACGCTTGATGAGATTAAGCCGTATGTTATTTGGACCAGCTGGTACGGCGATGTGGGTCTCCCGCTAAAACCCGGCAGACAAGTCGTAGAAGAGATGTTTAGATCTCCGCTTGGAGGCGTTCTAATCCCCAAAATGAGGCAGATCGCCACTACCGAAGATGAAGAGAGTGTAATAGCCCGGATAACGAGCAGAGGGGACTTATACGTACTAGAGGTATACAACAGTAGCAAGCCTGCGAGGGTGGTGAATAAAAACGGCATACCTACTTTTGTTAACGACACAAACCCCATCTTAACGTACTCCAGCAGAGATTTAGAAGACGTGTTGTGGGTTGCCCTAAACGAGACAAAGAAAATCTACGGCTTCCCCGACCCATTCCTCGTGGAATTACTCTATAGCTACAAATACGACGTGCCTCTTATGTACGGCGCATTTGCCATACCGTTTTGCAACGGCACCTACTACGGGCCGGATATGAGGCCACTTAGAGTCGTGCTAAACGGCGCGGTTAAGCTCCACATATTTCCCGAAAACCGGACGGTAATCCCCATATCACTCCCCAGCGCTGTCTCTGTACGTAACTACACAAGAATGGGCGGGGAGTGGTACGGCCATTACGTCATTGACGCGTGCTTGTTGCCTAAAGTCGAAAAACAGGGGATCGTAGCAATAGTGGACGGAGGTAGATTGACAAAAGTTATTGAAATTCTAGAGAAATACATAGGGGAGGAGCCCCACGTAAGGCCAATCTCTTAATTTTAAACCGCCCAGTTTTTTCTATGCTCTACGAGCGGGCCAGGAAGGTGTTCCCAGGCGGCGTTAACTCGCCGGCCCGCGCCCTTAAGCACCTCCCATCTCCCCTAGTAGCCGAAGGGGCAGTGGGCGTCCATGAGTTGCCCCAGCCGAGGGGCGGGGAGGAGGCCAGAAGCTCGGGATCCCCCAGGCCTGGCGCCTACTATAAAGATCCGACCCACAAAAGGACAGAGATCTTATAAAGCATTTTTAATCGACACAAGACGAGATGTAGTTAGCCAAAAGACGAAGTTTAAAAATTTAAGTTAAGTTACGTCTATTTGTCATGTACAAAATGATGGTATATTTGATGGCTACGCTACTAGTCGCCGCGGTTGTATATGCCCTTATATCAAATACAGTGTATATTGAAGGCTGTCTTTACATGCCTGGTGCTTACATCAGGTACTCCACGTCTGGGGCTCCGTTTTATATAATTGCTACATTAACTGATTTAATAAGATACGATGACTATTATTGCAGAAATCCTACGTATGCCTTTTCGTATGATCGGGTATATCTTGAAGTCTTCGCCTCTGGCGCCTCCTACTTTGAACGCTATGGACGATGTGTAGAGTTAGGCGAAAGCGTCGGCTTAAATGTGGACGCGTCACGCGCATCAGAACATGGCACTAGTGTTGTACATGGGTGCACATCTGTTAAGTCATACTATGTCACGGTTAAATACACATCATATTATGATTAAGTCA
The sequence above is drawn from the Pyrobaculum ferrireducens genome and encodes:
- a CDS encoding glutamate-1-semialdehyde aminotransferase, with product MLYERARKVFPGGVNSPARALKHLPSPLVAEGAVGVHELPQPRGGEEARSSGSPRPGAYYKDPTHKRTEIL